Genomic window (Hydrogenimonas cancrithermarum):
TTCCCCGCCGTCCCATGGCGATTCCGATGTCGGCTTGTTTGAGCGCCGGCGCATCGTTGACGCCATCCCCCGTCATCGCCGTAACCAGTCCCTCTCGCTGAAGGACTTTGACGATACGTAATTTGTCCTGGGGCGTGGTTCTGGCAAAGATGACACCCTCTTTGAGCGCCCTGCTCAGTTCTTCGTCCTCCATGCCGGCAAGTTCACTGCCGGTCACTGCCCGCGTCGCATCGAGTCCTACCTCCTTGGCGATCGCCAGTGCCGTCAACGGTGCGTCACCGGTGATCATGACGACACGGATACCGGCTCTTTGTGCCGTACGAATCGCTTCGGGCACCTCCGGGCGCGGCGGGTCGATAATACCAACGACCCCCAACAGCGTCAAATCCTTTTCCACATCTTCGGGATCCAACTTCGTCTCGGGCGGCAACACCCGCTTGGCCATGGCGAGCGTCCGCAATCCACGTTTGGCCAGCTCGACATAGCCCTCTTCGAAAGCTTTTCGCATATGTGTATCGAGCGGCTTCCTGTCGTTGCCGTCGAAATAGTGCGATGCACGCGCCAACAACACTTCGGGTGCCCCTTTGACATAAGCGACTTTCTGCCCTTTTTCCTCCACAATGACCGTCATCCGCTTACGTTCGGAATTGAACGAAAATTCACTGACGATTTTCGGCTCCCCGGGAACCAGCCAAGCTTTGTACGCCGCAACGATCAAAGAGGCTTCCGTCGGTTCTCCGGCGATTTTCCATCCATCTTTTTCTTTGCGTAAAGAAGCGTGGTTGCAGAGCAGCCCGGTTTTCAGAAGCAGCAACAGGTCTTTCCGCCCTTTGTAATTGACCCGTTCGCCATGCGTTTCGAAATGCCCGGCAGGATCGTACCCGCTTCCGGTCACGTCGATCTCTCCATTGAACAGCCAGATCTTTTTGACCGTCATCTGGTTCTGTGTCAGAGTTCCCGTTTTGTCGGTACAGATGACATTGGCGCTTCCGAGATTTTCGGCCGCCTGAAGACGCCGAAGCAGTGCATGCCGGCGCACCATCGCCTTGACACCGAGCGCCAGCGTGATCGTCACGACGGCGGGAAGCCCTTCCGGTACGACGGCCACGGCAAGTGAAACGCCTGTGAGAAACATCTCCATCAGATCCTTGCCGAAAAGGTACCCTACGATCGCCACGAGTGCCGAAATGGCGACGGAGAGAATGCCGAGTTTCTTGCCTAGAAGCGCCAATCTCTTCTGAAGCGGTGTCTGTGCCTGCTTCACTTCACTGGTCAGTTTCGCAATCTTGCCGAACTCCGTATTCATTCCCGTTGCAACGACGATCCCTTTTGCGTAGCCGTTCGTAACGTTCGTGCCCATCCATGCCATGCTCCGCCGTTCGGCCAGTGGCGCCGCCTTCAGCACCGCTTTGACCGCTTTGGTTACGGAAACAGATTCGCCAGTGAGTGCCGATTCGTCGATTTTGAGATTGACCACCTCGATCAGTCGAAGATCGGCGGGAACCCGGTCGCCGATTTCGAGCAGTACGATATCGCCCGGTACCAGCATGGCCGCGTCGATTTCCGCCTCTTTGCCGTCACGAAGCACCTTGCATCGGGGCGAAAGCATCTTCTGCAACGCTTCGATCGCCTTTTCGGCTTTGAACTCCTGTACGAATCCCAAAATACCGTTGAGAATCACGATCGCCAGAATCGTAACGGCATCGCCCATCTCCCCGATCGCAAACGCGATCGCCGCCGCCGCCAGGAGAATAAGGATCAGTACATCGGTAAACTGCCGCAACAGAATTTTGTACCATCTCTCTTGCCGAGCCGCTTCGATTCGGTTGGGGCCGAATGTCTCGAGGCGCCTCTTCGCTTCGTCGACGGACAAACCATTTTTGGGATCGGTTCGAAGCAGTTGAAGGAGCGCATCGACCGGTTCCGCATGCCAGGCGACGGGAGCTTCGGCGATCGGTTCGGTTTCCGATGTAACGGGAGGGGCGATCTCTCCCACCAACACAGGACGCCACCTCGCGACAAGCATGGAGAATGTCAGCGGCACGATAATCGTCGAAACCGAGGAGGCCGCTACAAGTGCCGTGAAGAGTTCGATATCGATCAACTGTGCATCGAGCAGAAGTTTAGCGACGATGATCTCCGTCGTCAATCGGGCATTGAGGCCGATACCGATCGTCCATGCCTCTTTGACAGTGAGCTTCTTCATCGGCACCATCAAAAAAATACCGACGATTTTACCTACGAAGGCCGCCAAAAAGAGCAAAATCGCCAATTCAGGCGCATCGATCAGCCCTTTCAGATCGACACTTATTCCGACCCAAAGAAAAAAAACGATGCCGAAAAATCCGTAACCAATAGCCCGTATCGCACGGGTCGCACGTTCCCCCGCCACCCCCGCATCGTCAAAGACGGGATGCATCAGTATCCCCGCCACGATGGCGCCAACTACCAGGCCGAGATCGGCATATTCGGCAAACCCGCCAAAGATGAAAAGCGTAATGATCATCAGCATAATCAGATTGGAGACTTTGATCCGGGTCCAGTGTGAAAGCGGTATCAGAACATAACGGCGGGCGAACCAGGCCACAATGGTGAAAATCGCGATATTAAGTGCGATATCGACGATCTCCTTCGTATCGTTCGTAATCACACCCGTTTTTGTGCCAATCCAGACCGACACAAAAGCGACCAGAAAAACTTCGATGACATCGTCTAGCACACCGGCTCCAACAATATAGTTGCCCACTTTGGTCCGGATAAGATCGAACTCGTCGAGAATCGGAACGATGACCGCCTCGGCAGTCGGCATACGGGTAATTCCGATGACGAATGCCAATAACCACCCATATCCGAGCCAAAGCATAACGCCGACCCCCATCATAAACGGGACAACGGTGTTGAGCAGCGTCGCGAGAACGATGTCGCCGCTTTGGCTACGCATCTCCTTCATATCGATCTGCAGGCCAATGAAAAAGAGGAGAAAAAGGACGCCCAGATCCGCCAAAACGGTAAAAATATCGCCATTTAAGCCCGTCGTCAGAATCTCTCCAATCGCAGTATAGTGAAGCCCCATTGCAACGAAAAGCGCCGCGAGAATCCCAGGAATTTTCAGGCGTTCGAAAAAACCGGCAAGAAAATAGGTAAGGCCGAATAGAAGAGAGAGCAGTAACAAAAATTCACCCAACACTTGATCATTCATAGCCGGTCCTACACTTTTATCACTTTTTCTATTTTACTCCCAACTCTCTTAAAAGCTCTCAAGACCCTGAAACGGCTGTGGCAAACGCGCCAAATATCTTCCGGCTGTGCCACGCATAGGGCATGAACTCAGGATGCCATTGCAATCCCAATACAAACCTTCCCTCTCGCTGTTCGATCGCCTGAACGATACCATTACGATCATACGCGGCCACGTGAAGCCCTTCTCCGATCCTGTCGACGGCCTGATGGTGAAGGGCGTTCACTTTCAGTACCGGAACACCGACAATCTGATGAAGGCGCGATACCCGTTCGATCGTTACCTCCCGCAGCGGCAAAGGTGTTCTTGGATGTGGATGTTCGAGCGGAAGATCTTCGATGTGAGGATGCAGTGTTCCATGATGAAAAAGGTTGATAAGCTGCATACCCCGGCAGATACCCATCACGGGAAGGTTTTCCTGTTGTGCTCTTTCCAGGAGAAAAAGTTCCATCTCATCGCGTTTGGGATCGCTTTTCACGATGGATGGGTGCTCGTATCCTCCGTACGTGGAGGGATCGATGTCGATACCTCCCGTTATCAATACGCCGTCCATTCGTATACCGGGGTCCCATGAGTGAGGATGAAAGAAACGGGCTTTCAGCCCATACAGCGCCAGCAGAAAACGGCTCATATACCATGCCGTCCGACTCCCCCGTTGGGAGCCTGTAACGATGACTACCCTTTTTCGACCCACGCCTTCACCTCCTTCAGCCATTGATCTTTTTGAAAAAAGTGAAACGGTGAATCGAGATACTCGAGAAATCGGTCACCGAGCCTTTTCATCGCCACCTCGTCACTCGCCAGCCTCTCGACAAGCACCCAGCTGTTCCATGCGTCACAGGTACACCATGCAGCTTCATCGACACGGGAGTTCGGCAATCGGTAGTGATAGGTCGGGCGTGCCGATATCTTTTCTCCCTCCATCTTCTCCATGACCCGGTCGATGTCGATCCATGCCAGCAGCGGCAGCAGATCGAGGGCCCGGTTTCGGGTCGGGTTGTACGCCAGATAATCGTCGATAAGCTGCGGCATTGTCGGGTCGTAAGCGGAATCGAGTACCCGTTCGATATACCCTTTGTCGAACGGATCGATGTAAGGTGTCAGACGCCGCGTCATATCGGGCTTGATCGTTTCGACAAGATAATCGTAAAGCAGAAAAAAGGCTCGAAGCGTCTTGAGTATCTCATCCACCGTGATCCGCGCCGCTTCGGGATTGATATGAAATCCGAATGCATAGAGAGGATCGGCTTTCGTCCCCATCGCGCCGTAACACCGCAGTGCCTCTTTGACCGTTTCGATCACATCGATTCTGTCCAGTGGAAGAGGTGAAGTCGAAACTTCGTACGGAACGACCGTCTCACTCAAATCCGCGATGAACCGCTCGATCGCTTCGATGGTATCTTTTTCGAGTGCCTGATCGAGCCCGATATGGTGGAGCCAATGCTCGAGTCCCGACTCCACGAGAAACTGAAAATCGAGAACGAGTGTAAAAGTTCCATACTCGGTATCCCGGATTTTGTAGTGGTAGGGGTTGATGACATCGACTCTGCCGCCCACTGTCTTCAAGATGACAGCGGCACTCTTTGTCAGCGTCAATCCCGCATACTCGAGTTCGAAACCGACACTTCTGAGCTCTCCCTGGGCATTGGTCCGCATCGGCGGCTGTAAAAATCTCTCAAGCATCATAATTAAATTATACACTTTTTGCGGCGACGACGGCTGAAGAGAAAGCCCATTGAAAGTTGTAGCCTCCCAGCCGTCCGGTTACATCGACAACCTCGCCCGCGAAATAGAGCCCGTCCACCAGACGGCTCTGCATCGTCTCCGGATCGATTTCATCCGTCGCTACCCCTCCTTTGGTCACCTCCGCTTTGGCATAGCCGAAGGTACCGGCCGGTGCGAATGCATAGGACTTTAAAAGAGAGAGGCGCTGTTTCTGCCCTTCCCTCATCGAACGGTACGGAATATTCGGCAGTGCAAGCGCACTGAAAAAGGCTTTGACAAACCTTTTTGGAAGCGGGATCTGCGAAGCGGCCGTTTTGGCAGAAGAGCCAAAAAGAGATTTGAATCTTCGCCCCGGAAGAAAATCGACGGTGATTTTTCCCTGGTTCCAGTAAAGCGAAGCATCGAGCAACACAGGGCCACTGACACCCCTGTGAGCGAAGAGAATATCGCCTTCGAGCAGGCGCCGCCCAACCTGAACGGTCACGGAAAGCGAAAGGCCGCTGAGCTCTTTCATCCATACCTGTTCGGGTTGAAGCGTCAGCCCGACAAGGGCGGGGCGCAGCGGTACGATTCCGTGCCCGAACGATTCGGCAATTTCGTAACCGATACCGGTCGCTCCGACGCTCGAATAACTCAACCCCCCGGTGGCGATCAACAGCTTTTTGGCGTAAACCTCTCCTTTGGAAGTTTCGACGACGAAAAGTTCTCCCGGTTTTTGGGCTCCAAAGATCTCCGTTTCGTACGATATTTCTACCGATGGCGCTGCTCGAAGCAGCAGGTCCGTCAACGCTTGTGCACGATCGGGACAGAAGTACTGGCACTCTTTCCGCACGACGGGTTCGAGACCATGATGACGCAAAAAAGCGATCAGCGCTTCGTTGTCGAATCGGTTGAGAACCTTTTCAACGAATTTTGGATCGCCTAGATAATAAGAGGATGAGAGATTTTGGTTGGTGATATTGCAGCGTCCGCCGCCCGAGATTGCGATCTTGGCGCCCGGACGGGAATTGTGTTCGAGAATGAGCACCTTTCGCGAGCGTTGGTGGGCGGCAGCCATCAGGCCCGCCGCACCGGCTCCCAGGATAATCAGATCATACGGCAACACGGTTTAGTAGCGACGGCCGCCACCGCTTCTTCGGCGATTTCCGCCGCCACCGCCGCTGCGGCGTTTGCGGTTGCCGCCTTTTTTCGATTTCTCGCCGACACCGCTCATCGCCATCAGACGCTCGACCTCATCCTGACTCAGCCCGATGCCACTTCCCTGCCGAGACAAAATACCCTTGTCGAGAATCATGGAGATCAGTTTATAGGCAACTTTTTGGGGTGCCATCTCGTTCTCGAGCACTTCGTATATCTTCACCGCTTCCTGGTTGATATCCTGTTCACGAACGGCGTCGAGAAAGCGCTCGGCGACGTTTTCCGCAGATTCACCGCCTTCGTCGACGAAGCCGTACTCCATCTTCGTACCGACCTTCTGCCGGATACGCTCGAGCTCTTTGAACTCCAAAGGGGTCACCAGCGTGATCGCCGTCCCCTTCTTGCCCGCGCGTCCCGTACGGCCGATGCGGTGAACGTAGCTCTCCGGATCGAACGGAATGTGATAGTTGAAAACGTGACTGACGTTCTCGATGTTGAGCCCGCGCGCCGCGACGTCGGTCGCGACCAGGATGTCGATATCTCGCCCGCGGAACCCTTTGATCACCTCCATGCGCTCACGCATCTCCATGTCGCCGTGAAGGCCTCTGGCGTTGACGCCCTGTGCCTGCAGAAGCTCCGCCACCCGGTCGACTTCGCGTTTCATGCGACAGAAGACGATCGCCTTTTCGGGCTCCTCTTTATCCAGAAGTCTCACGATCGCATCGTCACGGTCTTTCTCTTCGATGACGTAGTAGAGCTGGCGGATATCCTTGTTGGTCGTCTCTTTCTTGGTAACGGATACGAATTTCGGCTCATGCAGGATGTGGCGTGCCAGGTCTTTGATGGGTTCGGGCATCGTCGCGGAGAAAAGCAGGGTTTGACGCTGCTGCGGAAGATAACTGAAGATCTCTTTGATGTCGTCCAGAAAGCCCATGTCCAGCATTTCATCGGCCTCGTCCAGAACGACGATGGAGGGGTTGAAATCTTCGAGTTTTCCGCTGCTGAGCATATCCAGAAGGCGGCCAGGCGTCGCGACGACCACCTGTGCCCCACGACTGATCAGGTCGAGCTGCCGGCGATAACTTTGTCCGCCGTAGACGCTGACGGTGCGAATCCCCGCGAAACGCCCGAGGCTGAAAAGTTCGTCACTCACCTGTGTCGCCAGTTCGCGCGTCGGGGTAATGACCAACATATCGACACCGTTGCGCCATTCGATATTGTTGAGCGCCGGCAGACCGAACGCCGCCGTCTTGCCCGTACCCGTATGCGCCTGTCCGACGACATCGTGGCCTTCGAGAATCAAAGGTATGACCTTCTCCTGAATCGGGCTCGGCACTTTGAATCCCATACGGTCGATCGCACGCATGATCGGCTGTTTGAATCCGAAATCGGAAAAACTCATCGTGGATTGCTCCGGCTGCTCTTCTTGTGTCTGTTGTTCGATTGTCTCTTGTTCCATGTTTATGGTTCTCTTTGTATTGAAGTATAGCTTCGACCAACGGTATAGGCATACTTTCACACCGGTAGATTGTAGCAAGGCAAAAGAATGCGTTTTTTATTGATCAAAGTCTATTTACCGACGGCACGCACATCATGCTCCCTAGCTTTGTGCCCTCGGTGCCCATCTGGTAAACATACTCGAAATGAAGTATATTTGTAGTCGACGGGAAGGACTGACCATATCGGTCAGGTGTTAGGATGGCGCATTATACCATAATTCAAGATTCAAGCCCGATCGACATCCGCCAAAACGAATGCACCGAGAAGATCGACGCCATGTTGCAACAACCGGCCATGCGCTTCCTTCAGCGTCAGCCCCGTGGTAATGATGTCATCGACCAGTACAGCGTCGATATTCGTTGGACCTGTATAGCGGAAATCTCTCGGGTTTTGAACTCTGAATGCAAGCGGCTGACCCGAATAGGAGAGACGGTTTTGGGCATGAAGACGGCCAAAAAGAGGACGATAGCCGTACCGTTTCAATCCTTTGGCCAGTATCGCCGTGTGGCTGTAACCGCCGGACGGATCGTCGTCCACGGGAATCGCGAAGGTCGTTCTTTTGGTTTGCGACAAGGCTTTGAACGCCTCTTTGGCGAGTATACGGTAGATGAACCAGCCGTGCGGCAGGTGCTTTGTCAGAAGAAAGGGCTCGATCTCGTCATAGGCGTAAAAGCTGATAACCTCGAGGCCCGTTTCGAGTTTTCGGATGCGCGGTTCGGGTTTCAGATAGTGTTCGCGGCAGACGCTGCAGAGGAGGGAGAAAGAGAGACGGCGGCAGCTCAGGCAGCGCATTATCGAGTGTTGAGCATTGAGTTTTGAGTACTGAGAACAAATACCTTCCGCTTTCTCAACACTCAGCCCTCAACACTCGATTCTCAGTCTATTTTGAGGACGGCAAGGAAGGCATCCTGCGGCAGCTGCACCTTGCCGATCGCCTTCATCCGCTTTTTACCCTCTTTCTGTTTCTCGAGAAGTTTACGTTTCCGGGTGATGTCGCCACCGTAACATTTGGCGGTGACGTTTTTGCCCATCGACTTGACCGTCTCACGGGCGATGACCTTGTTGCCCACACTGGCCTGCACCGCCACTTCGAAGAGCTGGCGAGGGATCAGCTCTTTCATCGTCTTGACCAGTTCTCGGCCTCTGGATTGTGCCTTTTCGCGCGGAACGATGATACTGAGTGCATCGACCACATCTCCGGCGACACGCACATCCAGTTTCACGAGGTCGCCTTCGCGGTAATCGATCGGTTCGTAGTCGAAACTGGCGTACCCTTTCGTCGCGCTTTTAAGCTTGTCGTAGAAATCGACGACGATCTCGTTCATCGGCACGGCATAGACCAACATGACACGATCTTCGTTCAGGTACTCCATCTTCTCCTGGACCCCGCGGCGGTCGGCCATCATCGTGATGATGTTGCCAAGAAACTCTTTGGGCGTGATGATCGTCGCACGGACGTAGGGTTCGTAGATCTTTTCGATCTTGCTGGTGTCGGGCATTTCGCTGGGGTTTTGCACCTCCACTTCGGTCCCGTCGGTCAGCTCGACCTTGTAGACGACCGTCGGCGCCGTCGCGATCAGGTCGAGGCCGAATTCGCGCTCGAGCCGCTCTTTGACCACCTCCATATGGAGCATACCCAAAAAGCCGACTCGGAAGCCGAAACCGAGCGCCACGGAGCTCTCCGGCTCGTAGCTGATAGAAGCGTCGTTGAGCTTCAGTTTGTCCAGCGCGTCACGCAGCTCTTCGAACTTGTCCGTGTCGATCGGGTAGAGGCCGGCGAAAACGAAGGGCCTGACCTCCTTGAATCCGCCTACGGGCTCCTTGGTCGGATGTTTGGCATCGGTGATCGTATCGCCCACGGCGACGTCGCTGACATTTTTGAGGCCCAGCACGACGATTCCGACTTCACCCGTCTTGATCTCGTTCGTCTTGGTCGGCTTGAGCGGATGGGGATAGGTGAGGCCCAGCACCTGGTGCTTCTTGCCTGTCCCCATGATGAGTACTTCCTGTCCCTTTTTGATCGAGCCATCGAAGACGCGTACGAGCGCGAGCGCACCGAGATAGTTGTCGAACCAGCTGTCGTAAATGATCGCTTTGGTCGGTGCCTCTTCATCACCCTGCGGCGCAGGAACACGGTCGACGATCGCATCGAGCAGTTCACGAATCCCCTCCCCCGTCTTGGCGCTGGCATAGATCGCTCCGCTGCAATCGAGCCCGATCGTCTGTTCGATCTCTTCGACAACACGGTCGGGGTCCGCCGCGGGGAGGTCGATCTTGTTGATGACGGGAATGATCTCCAGATCATTTTCAAGCGCGATGTAGACGTTCGCGATGGTTTGCGCCTCCACGCCCTGTGATGCGTCGACAACCAGCAGCGCCCCTTCGCTCGAAGCGAGCGATTTGCTCACTTCATAACTGAAATCGACGTGGCCGGGGGTATCGATCAGGTTCAAAATATAGGGTTGGCCATCCTTGACGTAGGTCAGACGAACGCTCTGCGCTTTGATCGTGATACCACGCTCCTGCTCGATATCCATCGTGTCCATCATTTGCGTGCCGAGCTCCCGCTCGGTGACGGCCCCACACTCCTGGATAATCCGGTCGGCCAATGTACTCTTGCCATGGTCGATGTGGGCGATAATGGAGAAGTTACGGATATTTTTCTGCACAGAAAACCTTATGAAAAGAGCGAATTAACGCTCTCGTTGTGATAGACACGGCGGATCACTTCGGCAAAGACCGGTGCGGCGGGCAGTACGGTGATCTTGTCGCAAGCCTCTTTGAGCGGCAGCGTATCGGAGACGATCAATTCGTCGAGTTCGCCTTCACGGATGCGCTCGTATGCCGGCCCGCTGAGTACCGGATGGGTACAGCAGGCGATAACGCTTTTGGCGCCATGCTCTTTGAGCGCCGCGGCACTTTTGACGATGGTGCCGGCCGTGTCGATCATATCGTCGACCAGAACCACATTTTTACCTGCCACGTCACCGATGATGTTCATGACTTCCGACACGTTCGCCTTCTCGCGGCGTTTGTCGACGATCGCCATATCGACGCCGAGGCGGCTGGCGAAATAGCGTGCCCGTGCAACGCCACCGATATCGGGGCTCGCCACGATAAGATCGTCGAGATTTTTCGATTTGATGTGGTTGATGAAAAGAATTGCACCGTAAAGGTTGTCGACCGGAATGTCGAAAAAGCCCTGGATCTGTCCGGCATGCAGATCCATCGTGATCACACGGTCGATGCCGGCCGTCTCGATCAGGTTGGCGACCAGCTTCGCCGTGATCGGCACGCGCGGTGCGGCTTTTCTGTCCTGCCTGGCATAACCGAAATAGGGAACGACGGCATTGATCGATTTGGCCGAACTGCGGCGAAGCGCATCGGTCATGATCAGCAGTTCCATCAGATTGTCGTTCGAGGGCGCTCCCGTGGACTGGATGATGAAGACATCGCGGCCCCGAACGCTTTCACTGATCTGACAACCGATCTCGCCATCGCTGAAACGGCTGATATTGGCACCGCTCAGCGGTGCGTCAAGATATTTGCTGATCTCCGCAGCAAACGACTCCGAAGCGGTCCCCGCAAAAATTTTGTATCCGCGCATCTGCAACCTTTTACTGTTTTATTGGCGCGATTATACCCAATGATGCCTCTTAGAGAGTTAAAAATTAAAAGTTAAAGGTTGGATTTTTTTGGGAAGTTTAAAATGGAATTTCATGCGTTGAAAAATGTTAATGGTCGGGGTGAGAGGATTCGAACCTCCGACCTCCTCGTCCCGAACGAGGCGCGCTAACCAGGCTGCGCTACACCCCGCGCAATGCAGGGTGGAATTTTACCCTGCCTTTCCTTAAATTCACATCATTCCGCAGTGGTAATCCAGCCGCCGCCCAAAAGTCTATCATCTTCATAAAACACGGCAGCCTGCCCGGAAGCGACGCCAAAAACGGGTTCGGAAAGTTTGACAAGCGCTTTACCATCCTCTTTTACCTCGACATGGCACGGCACCCTTTTTGTCCGGTAACGAACCTTTACGTCACACGCGAACTCTCTCCGGCCATCCATGAGGTTCACCCCTTCTATCTCGATTTGCCGGACTTCGAGTGCGCTGTGCGGGGTAACGACGATCTGATTCGTTTCCGGCAGGATCTCTTTGACATAGTGTGGTTCGTGTGCACCTTTGACAAAAAATCCTCGCCGTTTTCCTATCGTGTAGTGCATAAAACCTTTATGGTGTCCGATCACATTGCCCTCGGTATCCAGCACCTCACCGGGCATATCCACGGGGATGTGTTTTTTCAAAACGTCGATATAGGTCGTTTCGACGAAACAGATTTCGCTCGACTCCTTCTGGGTCGCGAAACTCTCCAGCGCCTCGATCTTCGCCGCATAAGCTTTGACATCCTCTTTTCTCCACTCACCGAGTGGAAACAGAAGCCGGGGAATGATCTTTTTGTCGATGTCGAAAAGGAAATAGCTCTGGTCTTTCGTCTCATCCAGGGCTTCGAGGATATAGGTGCCGTCATGACGCACATAGTGTCCCGTTGCAAGATAATCCGCTCCGATTTCATCGGCATACTCGATCATCTTTCCAAACTTGATCTGCCGGTTGCATTTGGCACAGGGATTGGGTGTCAAGCCCTGCCGATAACTTTCGACAAATGGTTTGTAGACCGCTTCTTCGAAATCTTTCGAAAGATCGAGCATTTTCGCTTCGATACCGAGATACGCCGCAACATGCAAAACGCGTCTGAAATTCTCTTCATGATAACCCGGCTTTTCATGAAGCTTCATATAGACACCCTCGACCTCGTAGCCGGCATCGAGAAGCAGTTTCGCCGTGACGGTCGAATCGACGCCGCCACTCATTCCGACAAGTACTTTTTTCTTCATTTCGTTCACCGTTTTCATCGGATGTAGTCCATCCTGGGATATTCCAATACCGGTCCCGGCTATGCATTATCACTTCAAAACAAAAGAGAAGCCATTGGCTGCAAGAGAGAACCTCGCAGGTATAGCCAAAATCACGTCAAAAAGGTTCAGTGAAATCAGATGACGGCTTTTGACCCGAGGGGCGAATGGCTTTGCACCCTATTGTGGCACCAGCGTACATTGGAAGCTGTCCGTAGCGCTTACGACACGCTTTCTTGTCTTATGAAGCAAACCATTCGTTTAAAGTGACGATGTTTGGCTGGGAGAAATTTGGTATAAGTAAATATACTATCTATTTTTCAAAAAATCAAGACTTGAGTGTTTCTAGACGATCCCGTTTGGAACCGATATGGGTAATCTGAACACCGAAATTTCCGTCAACGATCACTACTTCGCCGTAAGCGATAACCTTGTCGTCGACAAGAATTTCGAGAGGATCGTTCGCCAGCTGATCGAGTTCGATCACCGATCCGATATCCATCGAAAGGACGTCTTTAAGAAGCATCTTTTTGCTTCCGATGCGTACACGAAGCGGCAGCTTGACATCGAGAATCAGGCCGATATTTTTCATCTCCGACTGATCGACGGGAACCGTTTCGGACGTTTCGGAAGCGGGCACAGCCGGTGTGGCCGGCGCCGCGGAGGCAGATGGCCGAGAGGCATCCTCTTTATCGACCAGCGGCATGAGATTCTCATCCAGCAGCGTCATAAAAATGCCATTGATGACACCCAAAGAGAAGTTGTAGGCCAACAGCGTCGCATACTCGCTGATGTCGATATCCTCCCCTTCCTCGTAAAATTTGATCTCTGTCACTTCAAAGGAGAGCTCAGGAAACTCTTTTTGCGCCTTCATCGCCGTCGCAAGGGCCCCGAAAATATTGGAGACGATCTCTTTGACCGCATCCAGGTCATCACTGTCCATCGTCGGTTTGCTCTCGCCTTCACCACCGAGCATCATGTCCGAAAGCGCCGTACCGAGCATCGGAGAGATCGCTATGGCCATCTTGCCGTTCAACTCACCCGTGACACGAATGGTTACCAAAGACATTGGCGCGATGACATTCGGAATATCCGTTACCGGCTCTTTCTCTTTGAATTTCACATCGGGGCGCTGCCCCGTCAAACCTTCGATGGTTGCGGCCGTCTCGCGTGCCAGCAGTTCGATCCAATCAGCCATTGACGACCTCCTCGTTCTCGTTCAGTGTATTGGCCAGACGCATCCGACGTTCCTGTTCGATCTCCTGCAGAATCTTTTTGACCTCATCTTTTTCATCGACGATCAATTCGGTCACCTCGAGGGATTTTCTGAAGCGCCGCAGTCCAATTTTGCCGATAAAACGATCCTTGCCGTCGGCATTGATCACCGCCGTGTCGTCAGCCGGGCGGTCGAGCCGGATAATGTCGCCCTGTTTGAGGCCGAGAAG
Coding sequences:
- a CDS encoding HAD-IC family P-type ATPase; the encoded protein is MNDQVLGEFLLLLSLLFGLTYFLAGFFERLKIPGILAALFVAMGLHYTAIGEILTTGLNGDIFTVLADLGVLFLLFFIGLQIDMKEMRSQSGDIVLATLLNTVVPFMMGVGVMLWLGYGWLLAFVIGITRMPTAEAVIVPILDEFDLIRTKVGNYIVGAGVLDDVIEVFLVAFVSVWIGTKTGVITNDTKEIVDIALNIAIFTIVAWFARRYVLIPLSHWTRIKVSNLIMLMIITLFIFGGFAEYADLGLVVGAIVAGILMHPVFDDAGVAGERATRAIRAIGYGFFGIVFFLWVGISVDLKGLIDAPELAILLFLAAFVGKIVGIFLMVPMKKLTVKEAWTIGIGLNARLTTEIIVAKLLLDAQLIDIELFTALVAASSVSTIIVPLTFSMLVARWRPVLVGEIAPPVTSETEPIAEAPVAWHAEPVDALLQLLRTDPKNGLSVDEAKRRLETFGPNRIEAARQERWYKILLRQFTDVLILILLAAAAIAFAIGEMGDAVTILAIVILNGILGFVQEFKAEKAIEALQKMLSPRCKVLRDGKEAEIDAAMLVPGDIVLLEIGDRVPADLRLIEVVNLKIDESALTGESVSVTKAVKAVLKAAPLAERRSMAWMGTNVTNGYAKGIVVATGMNTEFGKIAKLTSEVKQAQTPLQKRLALLGKKLGILSVAISALVAIVGYLFGKDLMEMFLTGVSLAVAVVPEGLPAVVTITLALGVKAMVRRHALLRRLQAAENLGSANVICTDKTGTLTQNQMTVKKIWLFNGEIDVTGSGYDPAGHFETHGERVNYKGRKDLLLLLKTGLLCNHASLRKEKDGWKIAGEPTEASLIVAAYKAWLVPGEPKIVSEFSFNSERKRMTVIVEEKGQKVAYVKGAPEVLLARASHYFDGNDRKPLDTHMRKAFEEGYVELAKRGLRTLAMAKRVLPPETKLDPEDVEKDLTLLGVVGIIDPPRPEVPEAIRTAQRAGIRVVMITGDAPLTALAIAKEVGLDATRAVTGSELAGMEDEELSRALKEGVIFARTTPQDKLRIVKVLQREGLVTAMTGDGVNDAPALKQADIGIAMGRRGTDVAKGAADMILLDDNFASIVGAVKEGRRQYDNIKKFVTYLLSSNTGEVIAIFVNILLGGPLILLPVQILWMNLVTDGLTAVALGLEPAEKGIMERPPHSVNAPFLELRGILMIILLGGYIGGGSLWLFHHYLTSGLPEHEAVALAQTVAFTGIIVLEKMNVFNYRSLHAPIPVIGFFTNPWVLGAWMLTVGAQVAAVYVPFLQNALHTVPLRWEDWLLIFEVALPIFVVVELYKAFEWWVLKKRS
- a CDS encoding amidoligase family protein, with product MMLERFLQPPMRTNAQGELRSVGFELEYAGLTLTKSAAVILKTVGGRVDVINPYHYKIRDTEYGTFTLVLDFQFLVESGLEHWLHHIGLDQALEKDTIEAIERFIADLSETVVPYEVSTSPLPLDRIDVIETVKEALRCYGAMGTKADPLYAFGFHINPEAARITVDEILKTLRAFFLLYDYLVETIKPDMTRRLTPYIDPFDKGYIERVLDSAYDPTMPQLIDDYLAYNPTRNRALDLLPLLAWIDIDRVMEKMEGEKISARPTYHYRLPNSRVDEAAWCTCDAWNSWVLVERLASDEVAMKRLGDRFLEYLDSPFHFFQKDQWLKEVKAWVEKG
- a CDS encoding gamma-glutamyl-gamma-aminobutyrate hydrolase family protein; the encoded protein is MGRKRVVIVTGSQRGSRTAWYMSRFLLALYGLKARFFHPHSWDPGIRMDGVLITGGIDIDPSTYGGYEHPSIVKSDPKRDEMELFLLERAQQENLPVMGICRGMQLINLFHHGTLHPHIEDLPLEHPHPRTPLPLREVTIERVSRLHQIVGVPVLKVNALHHQAVDRIGEGLHVAAYDRNGIVQAIEQREGRFVLGLQWHPEFMPYAWHSRKIFGAFATAVSGS